From a single Pirellulales bacterium genomic region:
- a CDS encoding class I SAM-dependent methyltransferase: MDSRSHNRAAWNKKAEEHDRWTVPVSSEAIEQARHGQFRILLTPTKPVPMAWFPLLQGTPALCLASGGGQQGPLLAAAGAVVTVFDNSPRQLEQDRFVAKGEGLAIETVEGDMLDLSVFADETFELIVHPCSNCFVPAVRPVWRECFRVLQRGGVLLAGFVNPVRYLFNADEIQNGNLAVCHRIPYSDLRDLDGAELRRIVVDPGAPLEFGHTLNDQIGGQLDAGFLLTSVYEDHYAETDGDPLSRYIDSFMATRAIKPHRA, from the coding sequence ATGGATTCTCGTTCTCACAACCGTGCCGCGTGGAACAAAAAGGCCGAAGAACACGACCGGTGGACAGTGCCGGTCAGCAGCGAGGCCATCGAGCAGGCCCGCCACGGGCAGTTTCGCATTCTCCTGACGCCGACGAAGCCGGTGCCGATGGCCTGGTTCCCGCTTCTGCAAGGGACGCCAGCGCTGTGCCTGGCCTCCGGCGGCGGACAACAGGGGCCGTTGCTCGCCGCAGCCGGTGCCGTCGTGACCGTGTTCGACAACTCGCCGCGGCAGCTTGAACAGGACCGGTTTGTCGCCAAGGGCGAGGGCCTCGCGATCGAAACCGTCGAGGGCGACATGCTTGACCTGTCGGTGTTTGCGGATGAAACATTCGAGCTGATCGTGCATCCCTGCTCGAATTGCTTCGTGCCGGCAGTCCGGCCAGTTTGGCGCGAGTGCTTTCGCGTGCTTCAACGCGGCGGCGTGCTGCTGGCCGGCTTCGTGAATCCCGTTCGCTACCTCTTCAACGCGGACGAAATCCAGAACGGTAATTTGGCGGTTTGCCACCGGATTCCCTACTCCGATCTTCGCGATCTGGACGGCGCCGAGCTGCGGCGGATCGTCGTCGACCCAGGTGCGCCACTCGAATTCGGCCATACGCTGAACGACCAAATCGGCGGGCAGCTCGATGCGGGTTTTTTGCTCACCAGCGTCTACGAGGATCATTACGCCGAGACCGACGGCGATCCGCTGTCGCGCTACATCGACAGCTTCATGGCCACGCGTGCCATCAAGCCGCATCGTGCGTGA
- a CDS encoding type II toxin-antitoxin system PemK/MazF family toxin — MSLSRGDIVLAELPYVLAELPYSDRSGVKVRPALVVQNDLNNRRLQDVILALITSTTRRASLEPTLLLIDITAPDGKQAGLLHTSAIKCEHLITLHQRFVKRVIGRLPRAVMQQVDGCLKVSLGI, encoded by the coding sequence ATGTCTCTCTCCCGTGGTGACATTGTTCTGGCGGAACTGCCCTACGTTCTGGCGGAACTGCCCTACAGTGATCGCAGCGGGGTGAAAGTGCGGCCGGCACTTGTCGTGCAAAACGACCTCAACAATCGCCGCCTCCAGGACGTCATTCTCGCGCTCATCACCAGCACGACGCGCCGCGCCTCGCTGGAACCGACCCTGCTTTTGATCGACATCACGGCCCCCGATGGCAAACAGGCCGGGCTTCTACACACCTCCGCCATCAAGTGCGAACACCTGATCACGCTGCATCAGCGATTCGTCAAGCGCGTCATCGGCCGCCTGCCGCGGGCAGTCATGCAGCAGGTCGACGGTTGCCTCAAGGTTTCGCTTGGCATTTAA
- a CDS encoding S41 family peptidase, which yields MRLRVFVGAWACCLAVLFSFPLPLAAQQTAATTTPVAASQTDVDELLSRGQRLESERRWGEALTLYEDGHRQYPAVRHIEQRLQLCRIHYDLARRYGDRNFRETITALSPRQALDLYSEVLLKIQAHYVDTPDWRRLADFGHTSLQVALADPLFLEANLPGVSTAKVDQLRRALPGRATTVHVNNRHAASEVAALAARICHDELGLAESACIHEYVCGATNSLDPYSAFLTSSQLNEVYSQIEGNFVGLGVELKSDQGALLIVKVISGSPAQRAGIVAGDRIIAVDGRSTTDLTTDQAANLLQGKEGSHVLVTALTSGQQPRQLRVRREHVEVPSIDEARILDAGYGVAYVKLTCFQKTTTRDLDAALWRLHRQGMKTLIVDLRGNPGGLLNTAVEVVDKFVDRGTIVSTRGRSRQEDYTYSAREAGTWRVPLVVLIDGDSASASEIFAGAIRDFRRGRIVGATSYGKGSVQGIFPLNLANSGLRLTTAKFYSPKGYPYSGIGVKPDVPVAHRVARPNYDDDTEQTAPAPADDALDQALREARFQVAHR from the coding sequence ATGCGATTAAGGGTCTTTGTCGGCGCCTGGGCCTGCTGCCTGGCGGTTCTGTTTTCGTTTCCCCTACCGCTCGCGGCCCAGCAGACCGCGGCCACCACCACGCCGGTCGCCGCATCGCAGACCGACGTCGATGAGTTGCTCAGCCGCGGTCAGCGACTCGAAAGCGAGCGCCGCTGGGGCGAGGCGCTCACGCTCTACGAAGACGGCCACCGGCAATACCCGGCGGTCCGTCACATCGAGCAGCGGCTGCAACTCTGCCGCATTCACTACGACTTGGCGCGGCGCTACGGCGACCGTAACTTTCGCGAGACTATCACCGCCCTCTCGCCGCGGCAGGCCCTCGACCTGTATTCCGAGGTGCTGCTGAAAATCCAGGCCCATTACGTCGACACGCCCGATTGGCGCCGCTTGGCCGACTTCGGCCATACCAGCCTGCAAGTGGCCCTGGCCGACCCGTTGTTCCTGGAAGCGAACTTGCCCGGCGTAAGCACCGCCAAGGTCGACCAGTTGCGCCGCGCGCTGCCCGGCCGGGCGACCACCGTCCACGTCAACAACCGTCACGCCGCCAGCGAAGTCGCTGCGTTGGCCGCGCGGATCTGCCACGACGAGCTGGGCCTGGCGGAATCGGCCTGCATCCACGAATACGTCTGCGGGGCCACCAACTCGCTCGATCCCTATTCGGCCTTCCTCACCTCGTCGCAGCTCAACGAAGTCTATTCGCAGATCGAAGGCAACTTTGTGGGCCTGGGCGTCGAATTGAAATCGGACCAAGGGGCCTTGCTGATCGTCAAGGTGATTTCCGGCAGCCCGGCACAGCGGGCCGGCATTGTGGCGGGCGACCGCATCATCGCGGTCGACGGCCGTTCGACCACCGACCTGACCACCGACCAGGCCGCCAACCTGCTGCAAGGCAAAGAAGGCTCGCACGTGTTGGTGACGGCCCTCACATCGGGCCAGCAGCCGCGGCAACTGCGGGTTCGCCGCGAGCACGTGGAAGTGCCCAGCATCGACGAAGCCCGCATCCTCGACGCCGGCTACGGCGTGGCCTACGTCAAGCTCACCTGCTTCCAGAAAACGACCACCCGCGATCTCGACGCCGCCCTGTGGCGGCTGCACCGTCAGGGCATGAAGACGCTGATCGTCGACCTGCGGGGCAATCCGGGCGGGCTGCTGAACACGGCCGTGGAAGTGGTCGACAAGTTCGTCGATCGCGGCACGATCGTCTCGACGCGCGGCCGCAGCCGCCAGGAAGACTACACCTATTCGGCGCGAGAGGCCGGGACCTGGCGGGTGCCGCTGGTCGTGCTGATCGACGGCGACAGCGCCAGCGCCAGCGAGATTTTCGCCGGTGCCATCCGCGACTTCCGCCGCGGCCGCATCGTGGGCGCCACGAGCTACGGCAAAGGCTCGGTGCAGGGCATCTTTCCGCTCAACCTGGCCAACAGCGGTCTGCGGTTGACCACGGCCAAGTTCTATTCGCCGAAGGGCTATCCCTATAGCGGGATCGGCGTGAAACCCGACGTGCCGGTGGCCCATCGCGTGGCGCGTCCGAACTACGACGACGACACCGAGCAGACCGCCCCGGCCCCGGCCGACGATGCTCTCGACCAGGCCTTGCGGGAGGCGCGCTTTCAAGTGGCGCATCGGTAG
- a CDS encoding hemerythrin domain-containing protein encodes MNLDEIAQQAAIEHEMLKHIAAALRATMQWKLSGDDVSRKLGSLRFISQSFQRHLEHVMTLEEYDGYMNVVTESYPELTERTEKLRLDHDRFRDAIGRLNYRLERVSPADVAAFEETCTALNELLEEINDHNQRETALIQEAFCDDVGGEG; translated from the coding sequence ATGAATCTTGACGAAATCGCGCAACAGGCGGCCATCGAACATGAAATGCTCAAGCACATCGCAGCCGCGCTGCGGGCCACCATGCAGTGGAAGCTGAGCGGCGACGACGTCTCGCGCAAGCTGGGAAGCCTGCGGTTCATCTCCCAGTCGTTCCAGCGTCATCTGGAGCACGTGATGACGCTGGAAGAATACGACGGCTATATGAACGTGGTCACGGAATCGTATCCGGAGCTGACCGAGCGGACCGAAAAACTGCGTCTCGATCACGACCGCTTTCGCGACGCCATCGGCCGCCTCAACTACCGGCTGGAGCGCGTTTCGCCCGCCGACGTGGCCGCCTTCGAAGAGACCTGCACGGCACTCAACGAGTTGCTGGAAGAGATCAACGACCACAACCAGCGCGAAACCGCTCTGATCCAGGAAGCGTTTTGCGACGACGTGGGGGGCGAAGGCTGA
- the trpD gene encoding anthranilate phosphoribosyltransferase codes for MIEATLARVAAGHDLSMDEMAAAVDGIMRGLWPESSIAELLLGLRGKGETVDEIAGAAAAMRRHMTPIRSGREAIVDTCGTGGNASGIFNVSTTAALVAAAAGASVAKHGNRRVTSKSGSADVLAELGLNLAADVDCVTACLDELGLCFCFAPLCHAAMKHVAPVRQRLGVPTIFNLLGPLTNPAGAPHQLLGVGRDELRPLLAAALSRLGTKRSAVVHGADGLGEITVAAETRVTLVDDGRLTELVWTPADFGLAVSSLDALRVDGPVESARLVRAVLSGEAGAARDIVLLNAAAVLWLCGRAGDLVGAARLAGAAIDSGAAAELLRRLVERSDRPGGGEREA; via the coding sequence ATGATCGAGGCGACGCTTGCCCGTGTGGCTGCCGGACACGATCTGTCGATGGACGAGATGGCCGCTGCCGTCGATGGCATCATGCGCGGCCTGTGGCCCGAGTCGAGCATTGCCGAGTTGCTGCTCGGCCTGCGCGGCAAGGGAGAAACGGTCGACGAGATCGCCGGCGCCGCGGCGGCCATGCGCCGGCACATGACGCCCATCCGTAGCGGGCGGGAGGCGATTGTCGATACCTGCGGCACCGGCGGCAACGCGTCGGGCATCTTCAACGTGAGCACGACGGCGGCCTTGGTGGCGGCCGCCGCGGGCGCCTCCGTGGCCAAGCATGGCAACCGGCGCGTCACGAGCAAGAGCGGCTCGGCCGACGTGCTGGCCGAGTTGGGCCTGAATTTGGCGGCCGACGTCGATTGCGTCACCGCTTGTCTCGACGAGCTGGGCCTCTGTTTTTGTTTCGCGCCGCTGTGCCATGCGGCCATGAAGCACGTGGCTCCGGTGAGGCAGCGGCTGGGCGTGCCGACGATTTTCAACTTGCTTGGCCCGCTGACGAACCCCGCCGGTGCGCCGCATCAGCTTCTCGGCGTGGGCCGTGACGAATTGCGGCCCTTGCTGGCGGCAGCTCTCAGCCGTTTGGGCACGAAGCGCTCCGCGGTAGTGCATGGCGCCGACGGTTTGGGCGAGATCACAGTGGCGGCCGAAACGCGCGTCACGCTGGTCGATGATGGCCGGCTGACGGAGCTCGTTTGGACGCCGGCCGATTTCGGCCTGGCGGTTTCCTCGCTCGACGCGCTGCGTGTGGACGGGCCTGTGGAGAGTGCCCGATTGGTGCGGGCGGTCTTGTCGGGCGAAGCGGGTGCCGCGCGAGACATCGTGCTGCTGAACGCCGCCGCGGTGCTTTGGCTTTGCGGTCGGGCGGGCGATCTCGTCGGCGCCGCGCGCTTGGCCGGAGCGGCGATCGACTCCGGTGCGGCCGCGGAGCTTTTGCGGCGTTTGGTCGAGCGATCCGACCGGCCCGGCGGTGGCGAGCGGGAGGCGTAG
- a CDS encoding helix-turn-helix domain-containing protein, with protein MTGFDHDTYIELVTALPLRPIRNGRELNRAIKMLDSLLDRAKLTRAEQDYLDVLTDLVEKYENATDPVEPVPDADMLRFLMESRGMTQWELAAATGIVNTTLSAVLHRKRQLNRDQIGRLAGYFGLTPAAFGFPESTS; from the coding sequence ATGACGGGCTTCGACCACGACACCTACATCGAGCTCGTGACGGCGCTTCCGCTACGGCCCATCCGCAACGGTCGCGAGTTGAACCGCGCCATAAAAATGCTCGACTCGCTCTTGGACCGCGCCAAGCTGACGCGCGCGGAGCAGGACTACCTGGACGTGCTGACCGATTTGGTGGAAAAATACGAGAATGCCACCGACCCCGTGGAACCGGTTCCCGACGCCGACATGTTGCGGTTCCTGATGGAGTCGCGCGGCATGACGCAATGGGAGCTCGCAGCGGCCACCGGGATCGTCAACACGACCTTGTCGGCGGTGTTGCACCGCAAGCGGCAGTTGAACCGTGACCAAATCGGGCGCCTCGCCGGGTACTTCGGCCTGACTCCAGCGGCATTCGGGTTTCCCGAGAGCACTAGCTAA
- a CDS encoding adenylosuccinate synthase, giving the protein MPGTCVIGLQWGDEAKGKIVDLLTEDHDVVVRYQGGANAGHTVVTGGQTYKLSLIPSGILRPDVQCVITGGVVLNPPSILSEIDGLRARGIEVGKNLVISDRAHVIFPWHLVEDRLTEGSARNGEAIGTTMRGIGPCYRDKVGRTDAIRLGDLYRASIRERIEHVVAHKNMIIAAMACDATAAVERLDAARIHAEYQGYAERLKPHVADTTALLLDALEDGERVLFEGAQGALLDVDHGTFPYVTSSNSSGVGIASGSGVPGRYLNKIIGVVKAYGTRVGGGPFPTEQDNALGQHLRDRGNEYGTVTRRPRRCGWFDAVAVRYTARLSGVDTLAVMLLDVLSELDEIKICTAYRVGGRRVSVFPSHVEDLRQAEPVYETLPGWKQEVSEARSMADLPDNARKYLAFLSKVIGRPVEIVSVGPDREQTVLADPRSTTSGERLYQPQS; this is encoded by the coding sequence GTGCCCGGTACTTGTGTCATCGGTTTGCAATGGGGCGACGAAGCCAAGGGCAAAATCGTCGACCTCTTGACCGAGGACCACGACGTCGTCGTCCGCTATCAAGGCGGAGCCAACGCCGGCCATACCGTCGTCACCGGCGGACAAACCTATAAGCTCTCGCTGATTCCCAGCGGCATCCTGCGGCCCGACGTGCAGTGCGTCATCACCGGCGGCGTCGTGCTCAATCCGCCGAGCATCCTGAGCGAAATCGACGGACTCCGGGCACGCGGCATCGAAGTCGGCAAAAACCTGGTCATCAGCGACCGGGCACACGTCATCTTTCCCTGGCACCTGGTCGAAGACCGGCTGACCGAAGGAAGTGCCCGAAACGGCGAGGCCATCGGCACGACCATGCGAGGCATCGGCCCTTGCTATCGCGACAAGGTGGGACGCACCGACGCCATTCGCCTGGGCGATCTTTACCGAGCGTCGATTCGCGAGCGGATCGAGCACGTGGTGGCCCACAAGAACATGATAATCGCCGCCATGGCGTGCGACGCGACTGCCGCGGTTGAACGGCTCGACGCCGCCCGGATTCACGCCGAATATCAGGGCTATGCCGAACGCCTCAAGCCACACGTGGCCGATACCACCGCGCTTTTGCTGGATGCCTTGGAGGACGGCGAGCGAGTGCTGTTCGAAGGCGCCCAGGGCGCGTTGCTCGACGTGGATCACGGCACGTTTCCTTACGTGACCAGCAGCAACAGTTCGGGCGTGGGAATCGCCTCCGGTTCCGGCGTGCCGGGCCGATATCTGAATAAGATCATCGGCGTGGTGAAGGCCTACGGCACGCGCGTGGGCGGCGGGCCGTTTCCCACCGAGCAAGACAACGCGCTGGGGCAGCACCTTCGCGACCGCGGCAACGAATATGGCACGGTCACCCGCCGGCCCCGACGCTGCGGCTGGTTCGACGCCGTGGCCGTGCGATATACTGCCCGCCTGAGCGGCGTCGATACCTTGGCCGTAATGCTGCTCGACGTGCTCAGCGAGCTCGACGAAATCAAGATCTGCACGGCCTACCGGGTGGGTGGCCGGCGGGTCTCTGTGTTTCCCAGCCACGTCGAAGACTTGCGTCAGGCCGAGCCGGTCTATGAGACGCTGCCGGGCTGGAAGCAAGAGGTCAGCGAGGCCCGTTCGATGGCCGACCTGCCCGATAACGCACGGAAGTACCTGGCTTTCCTCAGCAAGGTGATCGGCCGGCCGGTCGAGATTGTCTCGGTCGGGCCGGACCGGGAACAGACCGTCCTGGCCGATCCGCGGAGCACGACGAGTGGCGAACGCCTTTACCAGCCCCAGTCTTGA
- a CDS encoding isoprenyl transferase, whose translation MANAFTSPSLDLADVPLDKRPRHIAIIMDGNGRWAQRRGLPRIEGHRRGVASVRCVSEECARLGVEQLTLYCLSSENWKRPKRELDLLMHLLEQYLIEERTTLINENIRLSVIGRRDGLPDSVLCEMDKTVELSRHHGGLQLCLAINYGGRAEMVDAVRSIAQAARAGTLDADDVDETTIADHLYTAGMSDPDLLIRTAGEMRISNFLLWQISYAELWVTEHCWPEFRESDLHAAIRDFAARDRRFGGLSLE comes from the coding sequence GTGGCGAACGCCTTTACCAGCCCCAGTCTTGATCTGGCCGACGTGCCGCTGGACAAGCGTCCGCGGCACATCGCCATCATCATGGACGGCAACGGACGATGGGCACAACGTCGCGGCCTGCCGCGCATCGAAGGGCACCGCCGCGGTGTGGCCAGCGTGCGTTGCGTCAGCGAAGAATGTGCCCGGCTGGGCGTCGAGCAGCTCACGCTCTACTGCCTCTCCAGCGAGAACTGGAAGCGGCCGAAGCGCGAACTCGATCTGTTGATGCACCTGCTGGAGCAGTACCTAATCGAGGAACGCACGACGCTCATCAACGAAAACATCCGGCTGAGCGTGATCGGCCGCCGCGACGGCCTGCCCGACAGCGTGTTATGCGAGATGGACAAGACGGTCGAGTTGAGCCGTCACCACGGCGGCCTGCAGCTTTGCCTGGCGATCAACTACGGCGGTCGTGCGGAGATGGTCGATGCGGTGCGTTCGATCGCCCAGGCCGCGCGGGCCGGCACGCTGGACGCCGACGACGTGGATGAAACGACGATCGCCGATCATCTTTACACGGCCGGCATGTCGGACCCCGACCTGTTGATTCGCACGGCGGGCGAGATGCGGATCAGCAATTTTTTGCTCTGGCAGATCAGCTATGCGGAGCTGTGGGTGACGGAGCACTGCTGGCCGGAGTTCCGCGAGTCGGATTTGCACGCGGCGATCCGCGATTTTGCGGCACGGGACCGCAGGTTTGGCGGGCTGAGCTTGGAGTAG
- a CDS encoding DUF3696 domain-containing protein, with translation MFKSIRLQNFKSYKDSGEIPLAPLTVLVGLNNSGKSSILQAILALKQTALDSASVAPNRPAFISTGSYATLNGFYDILHKPQTEASFSISLELDKTEEQSFISGGDRPETRQAWKVPIANKLDVSFCLGAETKEIEVERSVLTLNDEKILEYQRNGHVAWSSDKFPFSTEGAGVFLRGFTPALVALPTGTPNPGTGDFFTALQQISAHSYMWITWLGSRVHRVGAIRTRVPYTTSVGVRTPPEFGLGGENLLAALANEERRGPANRTLVDEVNDWLSKTRILNKVHLKTDKANNVRMLLGDEMRGGPSDINVAGMGEGISQILPIIALAVSVNPRHCLLIEQPEIHLHPALQADLADLFISVSGEHDRQVIVETHSEHLVLRIRHRIASGTLDPQNVRILFVEKSAGESTVRPLDVSDTGEVTNWPDGFFDEAYSEAMAMVEAAAKRRATSAH, from the coding sequence ATGTTCAAGTCAATTCGCCTACAGAACTTCAAGTCGTACAAGGACAGCGGCGAAATACCGCTTGCACCTCTAACCGTTCTTGTTGGGCTGAACAACTCTGGCAAGTCATCCATTTTGCAGGCAATTCTTGCGCTTAAGCAAACCGCTCTGGATAGTGCCAGCGTTGCCCCAAATCGGCCGGCCTTTATATCTACCGGGAGCTATGCCACGCTCAATGGATTTTATGATATCTTGCACAAGCCCCAAACGGAAGCGTCTTTTTCGATTTCTCTTGAGCTTGACAAGACCGAAGAACAAAGCTTCATATCCGGTGGAGATCGCCCGGAAACGAGACAAGCTTGGAAAGTGCCTATCGCCAACAAGCTGGATGTATCGTTCTGCCTTGGGGCTGAAACAAAGGAAATCGAAGTTGAGCGTTCCGTTTTGACGCTCAATGACGAGAAGATTCTTGAATACCAAAGGAACGGACACGTCGCCTGGAGCTCTGACAAGTTTCCATTCTCCACGGAAGGCGCTGGGGTTTTTCTCAGAGGATTCACACCGGCGCTGGTCGCGTTGCCCACGGGAACGCCAAACCCCGGAACTGGTGATTTCTTTACAGCGCTTCAACAGATATCCGCTCATAGCTACATGTGGATTACATGGCTTGGCAGCAGGGTTCATCGTGTCGGTGCCATAAGAACAAGGGTTCCATACACAACGAGCGTTGGCGTCAGAACGCCGCCTGAATTTGGGCTTGGTGGCGAGAACCTGCTGGCAGCACTTGCGAACGAAGAACGGCGCGGTCCAGCGAATAGGACTCTAGTAGATGAGGTAAACGACTGGCTCTCAAAGACTAGAATTCTCAACAAAGTCCACCTGAAAACAGATAAGGCGAACAATGTGCGCATGCTTTTAGGCGACGAAATGAGGGGGGGCCCATCAGACATCAATGTTGCGGGAATGGGGGAAGGCATTTCGCAGATACTCCCCATTATCGCCCTAGCAGTTTCCGTAAATCCTCGTCATTGCCTGTTGATCGAACAACCTGAGATTCATTTGCACCCTGCGTTACAAGCAGACCTTGCCGACCTGTTTATAAGCGTATCTGGGGAGCACGATCGGCAAGTAATCGTTGAAACTCACAGCGAACACCTAGTCTTGCGGATTCGCCACAGGATTGCTTCTGGAACGCTTGACCCACAAAACGTCAGAATTCTTTTTGTTGAAAAGTCGGCTGGCGAGAGCACGGTAAGACCACTCGACGTCAGTGATACTGGCGAGGTCACTAACTGGCCAGATGGCTTTTTTGATGAAGCCTACAGTGAAGCAATGGCGATGGTAGAGGCGGCTGCAAAGAGGAGAGCGACGAGTGCCCATTGA
- a CDS encoding phosphatidate cytidylyltransferase, translated as MLVWRLLLGAVFIGGITVLCWLDYHAATPGVWLFPLAVLLAMLASEELLSMLAARGLRPAAWAIYAGNVAIVAANWVPHVPALVIPVGAFDAPAVAFALSLLVVFLAEMVRYREPGQSTVQLATAVLALAYVGWLLTFLIELRFAGGARLGMAALASLIVVVKMCDIGAYTVGRLIGRHKMSPRLSSGKTIEGLAGGLAFACLGSWSAFHWIVPGLGGLGGPVPVATWLIFGLVVGIAGVLGDLAESLLKRDLGCKDSSQWMPGFGGVLDVIDSLLLAAPVAYMLWCWLVV; from the coding sequence ATGCTTGTTTGGCGACTTCTCCTGGGCGCGGTCTTCATCGGCGGCATCACTGTGCTTTGCTGGCTCGATTACCACGCCGCCACGCCAGGCGTCTGGCTGTTTCCGTTGGCGGTGCTGTTGGCCATGCTGGCCAGCGAAGAATTGCTCTCGATGCTGGCGGCTCGCGGCTTGCGGCCGGCGGCTTGGGCCATCTACGCCGGCAATGTTGCGATCGTGGCGGCCAATTGGGTCCCGCACGTCCCAGCGCTCGTCATTCCTGTCGGGGCCTTCGATGCTCCGGCGGTCGCCTTCGCCCTCTCGTTGCTGGTGGTCTTTCTCGCTGAGATGGTGCGGTATCGAGAGCCGGGACAATCGACGGTGCAGCTTGCCACGGCTGTGCTCGCGCTGGCCTACGTCGGCTGGCTGCTCACGTTCCTCATCGAGTTGCGGTTCGCGGGTGGTGCCCGGCTCGGCATGGCGGCGCTGGCCTCGCTGATCGTAGTGGTGAAGATGTGCGACATCGGCGCCTATACGGTGGGCCGCTTGATCGGGCGGCACAAGATGTCGCCACGACTCAGCAGCGGCAAAACCATTGAAGGGCTGGCCGGCGGACTCGCTTTCGCTTGCCTCGGATCGTGGTCCGCTTTCCACTGGATTGTGCCGGGCTTGGGCGGCCTGGGCGGGCCGGTTCCCGTCGCGACGTGGCTCATCTTTGGATTGGTGGTCGGCATTGCGGGCGTGCTGGGCGATCTGGCCGAATCGCTGCTGAAGCGTGACCTGGGCTGCAAAGACTCCAGCCAGTGGATGCCCGGCTTCGGCGGCGTGCTCGACGTGATCGACTCGCTGCTGCTGGCGGCGCCGGTGGCCTATATGCTGTGGTGTTGGCTGGTGGTGTAG
- a CDS encoding AAA family ATPase, whose protein sequence is MYESFFQLKQRPFAAAPSVDRYFPVGAVEASRQALVRSIERAEGAALLIGPAGTGKTLLCHLLAEKFRGPYAVALLSNGHLDTRRELLQAILFELGLPYRRLEEGELRLSLIDYVSNEQNARHGLLLLVDEAHTLAPRLLEEVRLIANLVRHGQPRVRLVLAGNPSLEELLADPLLEALSQRIATRCYLEALDYSQTQQFIVAQLAAPAGAQAIFTPDALEAVYRATDGVARLINQVCDHALTLAFAGGAQQIDRAGVEEAWSDLQQLPTPWNVAARPGTATEAAREAAREGFIEFGSLDDEAELATEDSALDDSDFAPAAEPGPAAEATLLLHQIDDHLRELDRDFAASTTDYLYQPADRGASDPFGEHFEEEEVLVDRYCTLEPGAITDQQQVECDESRSLSALLEPCLPANPTELDALDEPVAENTNSIVAASAAEQPWFQTAAIGSLAPFSASTYDAVATDEAASREDGRREVAVAEDELEEAAAIPLVRNDDWAIGADDDLMVVEDDPRAERHTPSLTRPPQVRRQEYRQLFSSLRRG, encoded by the coding sequence ATGTACGAGTCGTTTTTCCAATTGAAGCAACGGCCGTTCGCCGCGGCCCCCAGCGTCGATCGCTACTTTCCGGTGGGCGCCGTCGAAGCCTCGCGACAGGCCCTGGTGCGCTCGATTGAACGAGCGGAAGGGGCCGCGCTCCTCATCGGACCCGCCGGCACTGGCAAGACGCTGCTTTGCCACCTGTTGGCCGAGAAGTTCCGCGGGCCCTACGCGGTGGCACTTCTCTCCAACGGCCATCTCGACACGCGACGCGAATTGTTGCAGGCCATCTTGTTCGAGCTCGGACTTCCCTATCGGCGGCTGGAGGAGGGCGAATTGCGGCTGTCGCTCATCGACTATGTCTCGAACGAGCAGAACGCGCGCCACGGTCTGCTGTTGCTCGTCGATGAGGCCCATACGCTGGCGCCCCGGCTTTTGGAAGAGGTCCGCTTGATCGCCAACCTCGTGCGCCACGGACAGCCGCGCGTGCGACTGGTGCTGGCCGGCAATCCAAGCCTGGAAGAGTTGCTCGCCGACCCGCTGTTGGAAGCGCTGAGCCAACGCATCGCCACGCGTTGCTACCTGGAGGCCCTCGATTACTCGCAGACGCAACAATTCATCGTAGCCCAGCTCGCCGCGCCTGCCGGCGCGCAAGCGATCTTTACGCCCGATGCCCTGGAGGCCGTATATCGCGCGACCGACGGCGTGGCGCGATTGATCAATCAGGTTTGCGACCACGCGTTGACTTTGGCTTTCGCGGGCGGAGCACAGCAAATCGACCGGGCGGGCGTGGAAGAAGCCTGGTCCGACCTGCAACAGTTGCCCACACCCTGGAACGTCGCCGCACGCCCCGGCACGGCGACGGAAGCAGCGAGGGAAGCAGCGAGGGAGGGCTTCATCGAGTTCGGCAGCCTGGATGACGAAGCGGAACTCGCAACGGAGGATTCTGCCTTGGACGACAGCGACTTCGCGCCGGCTGCAGAACCTGGACCGGCGGCTGAAGCGACGCTGTTGCTCCATCAAATCGACGACCATCTGCGCGAGCTGGATCGCGATTTCGCCGCATCGACGACGGACTACCTTTATCAGCCGGCCGATCGTGGCGCCAGCGATCCTTTTGGCGAACACTTCGAGGAGGAAGAGGTGCTCGTCGATCGCTATTGCACTCTGGAGCCCGGTGCGATCACGGACCAACAACAGGTGGAGTGCGACGAAAGCCGATCGTTGTCGGCCTTGCTCGAACCGTGCCTGCCCGCAAATCCGACTGAGTTGGACGCCCTGGACGAGCCGGTTGCCGAGAACACGAATTCGATCGTGGCGGCAAGTGCCGCGGAGCAGCCCTGGTTCCAGACCGCGGCGATCGGTTCCTTGGCTCCCTTCTCGGCATCCACCTACGACGCCGTGGCGACCGACGAGGCAGCGTCGCGCGAAGACGGTCGTCGTGAGGTGGCCGTGGCAGAAGACGAGCTGGAGGAAGCCGCGGCGATTCCGCTCGTCAGGAACGACGATTGGGCCATCGGCGCCGACGACGACCTGATGGTCGTGGAGGACGACCCGCGCGCGGAAAGGCACACTCCGTCGTTAACCCGGCCGCCCCAGGTGCGGCGTCAAGAATACCGGCAACTCTTCTCATCCCTACGTCGCGGTTAA